One region of Azoarcus sp. CIB genomic DNA includes:
- a CDS encoding 3'-5' exoribonuclease: MLIYVDTEFTAFEQPRLISIGLVAEDGYHWLYSEIDGAHWYKYASEFVLADVVPRMNSPHYGEEPAQAAARIREWATKLPEEGVIACDSDYDWTLLRKLMLENGGWPAQFADYCCPIAPTPQMQADQEYFFAQYALMRHHALHDARALRYAHAAAKAAAAAGLG; encoded by the coding sequence GGCTGATCTCGATCGGGCTCGTCGCTGAGGATGGGTACCACTGGCTCTACAGCGAAATCGACGGTGCGCATTGGTACAAGTACGCCTCCGAGTTTGTCCTGGCCGACGTGGTGCCGCGGATGAACTCACCGCACTACGGTGAGGAACCCGCACAGGCGGCAGCGCGCATTCGCGAGTGGGCGACGAAGCTGCCGGAGGAGGGCGTCATTGCCTGTGACAGCGATTACGACTGGACTCTGCTGCGGAAGCTGATGTTGGAAAACGGCGGCTGGCCGGCACAGTTTGCGGATTACTGCTGTCCGATCGCGCCGACGCCTCAGATGCAGGCCGACCAAGAGTACTTTTTCGCGCAGTACGCGCTGATGCGGCATCACGCGCTGCACGACGCTCGAGCACTGCGCTATGCACATGCGGCTGCGAAAGCCGCGGCGGCTGCAGGCTTGGGATAA
- a CDS encoding HAD domain-containing protein: protein MILFLDFDCVLHPCFPLPDLLDAENAYFSSWPRLLAVLEEFPHVAVVVSSSWRSITPERWAAEVPESLKARITGRTPEIKRPVRRQYPADYQPEPMRFLEIQQHLKSTRQLDRPWVALDDDPRLFPADCQNLILCREGFGEDEAAALRARFSAPRVPVGQ, encoded by the coding sequence GTGATCCTCTTCCTCGACTTCGACTGCGTATTGCATCCGTGCTTTCCACTTCCGGATTTGCTGGATGCGGAGAACGCCTACTTTTCGTCCTGGCCGCGGCTGCTGGCGGTGCTCGAGGAGTTCCCTCACGTTGCCGTCGTGGTGTCGTCGTCGTGGCGCTCGATTACGCCGGAGCGATGGGCTGCGGAAGTGCCGGAGTCGCTGAAGGCTCGCATCACCGGTCGCACGCCCGAAATCAAGCGGCCGGTGCGGCGGCAGTACCCTGCTGACTACCAGCCTGAGCCTATGCGGTTTCTTGAGATTCAGCAGCATCTGAAATCTACTCGGCAGCTCGATCGGCCGTGGGTCGCGTTGGATGACGATCCGCGACTCTTTCCTGCGGACTGCCAAAACCTAATCTTGTGCCGTGAAGGGTTCGGGGAGGACGAGGCGGCGGCCCTGCGGGCGCGGTTCAGTGCGCCGCGCGTACCTGTCGGGCAGTAA